From a single Intestinibaculum porci genomic region:
- a CDS encoding (2Fe-2S)-binding protein has product MDRISMHPILGERPAGKVVTFTCDGKTLEGYEGEPIASALRVNGIMVHRYTAKRHEPRGVFCAIGRCTDCVMIVDGVPNVRTCITPLKANMVVETQYGVTNKEGSK; this is encoded by the coding sequence ATGGATAGAATTTCAATGCATCCCATCTTAGGGGAAAGGCCAGCAGGGAAAGTTGTGACCTTTACCTGTGATGGCAAAACATTAGAAGGCTATGAAGGCGAGCCGATCGCTTCCGCGCTGCGTGTCAACGGCATCATGGTGCATCGTTACACAGCCAAAAGACATGAACCAAGAGGCGTCTTCTGCGCCATTGGCCGCTGCACTGACTGCGTCATGATCGTCGATGGCGTGCCGAATGTCCGTACCTGCATTACACCATTAAAAGCAAATATGGTCGTGGAAACACAGTATGGTGTCACGAATAAGGAGGGGTCAAAATGA
- a CDS encoding FAD-dependent oxidoreductase, with amino-acid sequence MKMEHKELIVIGAGPAGLSAAIEAASHGIKVTVYDENARPGGQLFKQIHKFFGSKEHRAKIRGFKIGEQLLNEAREKGVEVVLNATVMGLFAEKEITVMIENEVHHVKGDAILVATGASENMVNFRGWTLPGVIGAGAAQTMMNLHHIKPGNKILMLGTGNVGLVVSFQLLQAGCDVVALVDAAPSIGGYGVHASKLARTGIPFYLSHTIKEAEGDDHVTGVTIAEVDEHFRFIPGTEKHFDVDTICVAVGLSPMAQLLKMDGVGMKDTRGGFVPDCDACGATSIPGIFAAGDVAGIEEASSAMIEGRMSGIAVAEYLGYTSKKAKEERESELAASLDSLRQGMFAPKNRGKKITETEEQIPISTNLLKHGYVADDEIERFPGFIHKAKVHPVIECTQNIPCNPCQSACHKGCISIGKHMTSLPISVSESECINCGMCVASCPGQAIFLVEEHEDFGLVTLPYEFLPLPAKGDRGVALGRDGCVLCEAEIVNVRSVKAYDHTALVTMKVPAAYVDRARFYKKGDE; translated from the coding sequence ATGAAAATGGAACATAAAGAATTGATCGTGATCGGGGCGGGTCCTGCCGGGCTATCGGCAGCCATTGAAGCGGCCAGCCATGGCATTAAAGTGACCGTTTACGATGAAAATGCCCGTCCTGGCGGACAGTTATTCAAACAAATTCACAAGTTCTTTGGCTCCAAAGAACATCGCGCCAAAATCCGCGGTTTCAAAATTGGCGAACAGTTGCTCAATGAAGCGCGGGAAAAAGGTGTCGAAGTTGTCCTCAATGCGACCGTTATGGGTTTATTTGCAGAAAAAGAAATTACCGTCATGATCGAGAATGAAGTCCATCATGTCAAAGGTGATGCGATTTTAGTGGCGACGGGGGCGAGTGAAAATATGGTGAACTTCAGAGGCTGGACGCTGCCTGGCGTGATCGGCGCGGGGGCCGCTCAGACGATGATGAACCTCCATCATATCAAACCCGGCAATAAGATCTTAATGTTAGGAACCGGAAACGTTGGCTTAGTGGTCTCTTTCCAGTTATTACAGGCAGGCTGTGACGTTGTGGCGTTAGTTGACGCGGCGCCAAGTATTGGCGGCTATGGCGTCCATGCCTCTAAATTAGCGAGAACAGGTATTCCGTTTTATTTATCGCATACGATCAAAGAAGCCGAAGGTGATGATCATGTGACAGGTGTCACCATTGCGGAAGTTGATGAACATTTTCGGTTCATTCCAGGTACCGAGAAACATTTCGATGTCGATACCATCTGCGTAGCCGTTGGCTTATCACCAATGGCGCAGTTATTAAAGATGGATGGTGTCGGCATGAAAGATACCCGCGGCGGCTTTGTCCCTGACTGTGATGCATGCGGCGCGACAAGCATTCCAGGCATCTTCGCTGCCGGTGATGTGGCGGGCATTGAAGAAGCTTCATCCGCGATGATTGAAGGCCGCATGAGCGGGATCGCCGTGGCTGAATACTTAGGCTATACCTCAAAAAAAGCGAAGGAGGAGCGTGAAAGCGAACTCGCAGCGTCCCTGGATTCCTTACGTCAGGGGATGTTCGCTCCGAAAAATCGAGGCAAAAAGATTACCGAAACGGAAGAACAAATTCCTATTTCGACAAACTTGCTCAAACATGGTTATGTGGCCGATGATGAAATTGAACGTTTCCCTGGCTTTATTCATAAAGCCAAAGTGCATCCAGTGATTGAATGTACCCAGAATATTCCCTGTAACCCATGTCAGAGTGCCTGCCATAAAGGCTGTATCTCGATTGGCAAGCATATGACGTCTTTGCCGATTTCCGTCAGTGAAAGCGAATGTATCAACTGCGGGATGTGCGTGGCGTCCTGTCCTGGGCAGGCGATCTTCTTAGTTGAAGAACATGAGGATTTTGGTTTAGTCACTTTACCTTATGAATTTCTGCCGCTGCCAGCAAAAGGCGACAGGGGCGTCGCATTAGGACGCGATGGCTGCGTTTTATGCGAGGCTGAAATTGTTAATGTCCGCAGCGTCAAAGCTTATGATCATACCGCATTAGTAACGATGAAAGTGCCAGCGGCCTACGTTGATCGCGCACGTTTCTATAAAAAGGGGGATGAATAA